The following are from one region of the Vicinamibacterales bacterium genome:
- a CDS encoding efflux RND transporter permease subunit, with protein sequence MNPSRPFILRPVATILLMVAILLVGFVAFRELPISALPEVNYPTIQVQTLYPGASPDVMSSTVTGPLEKQFGQIQGLSQMTSTSSGGASVIVLQFDLAIDIDVAEQEVQAAINSASGFLPTDLPIPPTYSKTNPADAPILTLALTSTSMSLTAVQDLADTRLAPKISQLNGVGLVTIQGGQKPAVRIQANPASLASYGLTLENVRSAIASTSVNGAKGTLNGPQQAYTIDANDQLTSADQYRQVVVAYRNGAPVMLRDVAGIVNGVENAKLAAWMNTTPAIIVNIQRQSNANTIKVVDSIKALLPQLQASLPAAISVQTLTDRTVTIRASVADVEFELMLTIGLVVAVIFVFLRSWRATIIPSVAVPLSLVGTFAAMYGLGYSLNNLTLMALTIATGFVVDDAIVMIENVSRYLEHGMAPLEAALKGSEEIGFTIVSLTVSLIAVLIPLLFMQDITGRLFREFAVTLAVTILISAVVSLTLTPMMASKLLRHTPPEQEGRFYRWSERVFEDVIAFYGRTLRWVLERQTLVLAVAVVTLLTAALLYYSIPKGFFPIQDTGIIQVVSQAPEATSFDAMSTRQQALARIILDDPAVDSLSSFIGVDATNTTLNGGRMQVNLKPLDTRGISAADAIQRLRPKLANVSGIQAYLQPVQDLTVEDRVSRTQFQYTVEDPDSGELGTWTARIVAALRALPQLQDVATDEQPQGNAVTLAIDRVTASRLGITPQAIDDTLYDAFGQRQVTTLYTQTNQYHVILEADPRFQTGPERLEDIYLEAAAAAGAPAAGGRGGGGAAAAPSELAPSATPVVSTAARGGTLTTASSSSLLGSAAQSRAVAPTTGAGTVIQAAAGGGGGGGAAATTTTNGTRLAVPLAAFATIKKTQTPLTINRQAQFPVVTISFNLAPGVHLSQAVDAVNAATASLHTPINLQTRFQGTAASFENSLTNEGLLVLAALVTVYIVLGVLYESFIHPLTILSTLPSAGVGALLALLLFRQDLGIVGIIGIVLLIGIVKKNGIMMVDFALQAERTEGKKPEEAIYQASLLRFRPILMTTLAALFGGLPLALGSGIGAELRRPLGIAMVGGLLLSQILTLYTTPVIYLWFDRISRRLQPHRADPGVQLDLPLGEQA encoded by the coding sequence ATGAACCCCTCCCGGCCTTTCATCCTGAGGCCGGTCGCGACGATTCTGCTGATGGTCGCGATCCTGCTGGTCGGGTTCGTAGCGTTCCGCGAGCTGCCGATCTCGGCGCTGCCGGAAGTCAACTACCCGACCATCCAGGTCCAGACGCTGTACCCGGGAGCCAGCCCGGACGTCATGAGTTCGACCGTCACCGGCCCGCTCGAAAAGCAGTTCGGGCAGATTCAGGGACTGTCGCAGATGACGTCGACTTCGTCGGGCGGCGCCTCGGTCATCGTGCTGCAGTTCGATCTGGCGATCGACATCGACGTCGCCGAGCAGGAAGTACAGGCGGCGATCAATTCGGCGAGCGGCTTCCTGCCGACCGACCTGCCGATTCCCCCGACCTACAGCAAGACGAATCCGGCCGACGCGCCGATCCTCACCCTGGCGTTGACGTCGACATCGATGTCGCTGACCGCCGTGCAGGACCTCGCCGACACGCGGCTGGCGCCGAAGATCTCGCAGCTGAACGGCGTCGGCCTGGTGACGATCCAGGGCGGACAGAAACCGGCCGTCCGCATCCAGGCGAACCCGGCGTCGCTCGCGTCGTACGGACTCACGCTCGAGAACGTCCGCTCGGCGATCGCGTCGACGAGCGTCAACGGCGCCAAGGGCACCCTCAACGGCCCGCAGCAGGCCTACACGATCGACGCGAACGATCAGCTGACGTCGGCCGATCAGTACCGCCAGGTCGTCGTCGCCTACCGCAACGGCGCGCCGGTGATGCTGCGCGACGTCGCCGGCATCGTCAACGGCGTCGAGAACGCCAAGCTCGCCGCGTGGATGAACACGACGCCGGCGATCATCGTCAACATCCAGCGGCAGTCGAACGCCAACACGATCAAGGTGGTGGACTCGATCAAGGCGCTCCTGCCGCAGCTCCAGGCGAGCCTGCCGGCGGCGATCAGCGTGCAGACGCTGACCGACCGCACGGTGACGATCCGGGCCTCGGTTGCCGACGTGGAGTTCGAGCTGATGCTGACGATCGGACTGGTCGTCGCCGTCATCTTCGTGTTCCTGCGCTCCTGGCGCGCGACGATCATCCCGTCAGTCGCGGTGCCGCTGTCGCTGGTCGGCACGTTCGCGGCGATGTACGGCCTCGGCTACAGCCTCAACAACCTGACGCTGATGGCGCTGACAATCGCCACGGGATTCGTCGTCGACGACGCGATCGTGATGATCGAGAACGTCAGCCGCTACCTGGAACACGGCATGGCGCCGCTCGAGGCGGCGCTCAAAGGATCGGAGGAGATCGGCTTCACGATCGTGTCGCTGACGGTGTCGCTCATCGCCGTGCTGATTCCCCTGCTCTTCATGCAGGACATCACCGGCCGGTTGTTCCGGGAATTCGCGGTGACGCTCGCGGTGACGATCCTGATCTCGGCCGTCGTGTCGCTGACGCTGACGCCGATGATGGCGTCGAAGCTGCTGCGCCACACGCCGCCGGAGCAGGAAGGCCGGTTCTACCGCTGGTCGGAGCGTGTCTTCGAGGATGTGATCGCCTTCTACGGCCGCACGCTGCGGTGGGTGCTCGAACGCCAAACGCTCGTCCTCGCGGTCGCGGTCGTCACGCTGCTGACCGCGGCGCTCCTCTACTACTCCATCCCCAAGGGATTCTTCCCGATCCAGGACACCGGCATCATCCAGGTGGTCTCGCAGGCACCGGAGGCGACGAGCTTCGACGCGATGAGCACGCGGCAGCAGGCCCTCGCCCGCATCATCCTCGACGATCCGGCGGTCGACTCGCTGTCGTCGTTCATCGGCGTCGACGCCACCAACACGACGCTCAACGGCGGCCGCATGCAGGTCAACCTGAAGCCGCTCGACACTCGCGGCATCAGCGCGGCCGACGCGATTCAGCGGCTGCGCCCGAAACTGGCGAACGTCTCCGGCATCCAGGCGTATCTGCAACCGGTGCAGGACCTCACCGTCGAGGATCGCGTCAGCCGGACCCAGTTCCAGTACACCGTCGAGGATCCCGACAGCGGCGAGCTCGGGACGTGGACGGCGCGGATCGTCGCCGCGCTGCGCGCGCTGCCGCAGCTGCAGGACGTCGCGACCGACGAGCAGCCGCAGGGCAACGCCGTGACCCTGGCGATCGATCGCGTGACGGCGTCGCGGCTCGGCATCACGCCGCAGGCGATCGACGACACCCTCTACGACGCCTTCGGGCAGCGCCAGGTGACGACACTCTACACGCAGACGAATCAGTATCACGTCATCCTGGAGGCCGACCCGCGCTTCCAGACGGGCCCCGAACGGCTCGAGGACATCTATCTGGAGGCTGCCGCGGCCGCGGGCGCGCCGGCGGCCGGCGGACGCGGTGGCGGCGGCGCGGCCGCGGCGCCGTCGGAACTGGCGCCGAGCGCCACTCCAGTCGTCTCGACCGCCGCGCGTGGCGGCACGCTGACGACGGCATCGAGCAGCAGCCTGCTCGGAAGCGCCGCGCAGTCGCGAGCCGTGGCGCCCACGACGGGCGCCGGCACGGTCATCCAGGCTGCCGCCGGCGGCGGCGGGGGCGGCGGAGCGGCGGCGACGACGACGACGAACGGCACGCGCCTCGCCGTGCCGCTGGCGGCATTCGCCACCATCAAGAAGACGCAGACGCCGCTCACCATCAACCGCCAGGCCCAGTTTCCGGTCGTGACGATCTCGTTCAATCTCGCGCCCGGCGTGCACCTCAGTCAGGCTGTCGACGCCGTCAACGCCGCGACCGCGAGCCTCCACACGCCGATCAACCTGCAGACGCGCTTCCAGGGCACCGCGGCCAGCTTCGAGAACTCGCTCACCAACGAAGGCCTGCTGGTGCTCGCCGCGCTCGTCACCGTCTACATCGTTCTCGGCGTGCTCTACGAGAGCTTCATCCACCCGCTGACGATTCTCTCGACGCTGCCGTCGGCTGGCGTCGGCGCGCTGCTCGCGCTGCTTCTGTTCCGCCAGGATCTCGGCATCGTCGGCATCATCGGCATCGTGCTGCTCATCGGCATCGTCAAGAAGAACGGCATCATGATGGTCGACTTCGCGCTGCAGGCCGAACGCACGGAAGGCAAGAAGCCCGAAGAGGCGATCTACCAGGCGAGCCTGCTCCGGTTCCGGCCGATCCTGATGACGACGCTCGCGGCGCTGTTCGGAGGACTGCCGCTCGCGCTCGGCAGCGGCATCGGCGCCGAACTGCGGCGGCCGCTGGGCATCGCGATGGTCGGCGGGCTGCTCCTCAGCCAGATCCTGACGCTCTACACGACGCCGGTGATCTACCTCTGGTTCGATCGCATCAGCCGGCGGCTGCAGCCGCACCGGGCGGACCCCGGCGTGCAGCTCGATCTGCCGCTCGGAGAGCAGGCATGA
- a CDS encoding efflux RND transporter permease subunit, whose protein sequence is MNLSAPAISRPIATILLTAAVAIAGGIAFMVLPVSPLPEIDSPTISVNASLPGASPDVMAAAVATPLERQFGHIAGISEMTSRSATGSTSISLQFDLNRNINAAARDVQAAISAARTYLPANLPSNPAYRKVNSADAPIAIIGITSKSYDRAAMYDAASTILAQTLSQIPGVGQVTVGGSSLPAVRVEINPLQLEHYGVRLSDVATFLRSQNAHTPTGSIADGQTTSYIKVNDQLSKAADYKPLVIASRNGAGIRLDDVASVVDANENVRSGGYVNGAESVSVNVFKQPGANVIETVDRIKAALPALSAAIPTAQKITLVLDRTTTIRASLHEVERTLMLSVFLVILVVFVFLRDWRSTIIPGVAVPVSLIGTFAAMYMLGYSLDNLSLMALTISTGFVIDDAIVVMENITRHLEQGMGRLAAAYTGAAEIGFTVLSITLSLLAVFIPILMMGGIVGRLFREFAVTLSVAILISMMLSLTTTPMLCSLLLRPRQHGERHGRLYLAIEAGFDGLRRGYERSLAWVLRDHAPLVLLLLFVTMGLNVLYLTRITKGFFPQQDTGAITGGLQGTQDSSFEKMDAALKRAVAIVRADPAVENVVGFTGGQGATNSGFMFIALKPLEERKASATDVVNRLRPKLLAIREAQTFLQAAQDLRVGGRQSNSQYQYTLQADSTADLKKYVPLLAREMAKLPALADVSSDLQTGGLEAYVTYDRPTAARLGITASDIDSALNYNFSQAQASTIYKTLNQYHVVLEAQPQFTQSPDALRSTYVESASGAVPLAVLSTFRPLTGPLSVNHSGLYPSSTVSFNLAPGGSLDEATRAIAALQAQLHIPTTVHGAFSGTAEQFQASLDSEPLLIATAILAVYIVLGVLYESFVHPITILTTLPSASLGAVITLVLFDAELDVISLIGIILLIGIVKKNAIMMIDFALQAEREQGLASADAILQACVLRFRPILMTTAAAFFGAVPLAFRGGIGSELRRPLGLTILGGLLVSQVLTLYTTPVVYLMLDRLRLWIRRDRPRPLGYRLAGDAR, encoded by the coding sequence ATGAACCTCTCTGCGCCGGCGATCAGCCGGCCGATCGCGACGATCCTGCTGACCGCCGCCGTGGCGATTGCCGGCGGCATCGCATTCATGGTGCTGCCGGTCTCGCCGCTGCCGGAGATCGACTCGCCGACGATCAGCGTCAACGCGAGCCTGCCCGGCGCGAGTCCGGACGTCATGGCCGCGGCGGTCGCGACACCGCTCGAACGGCAGTTCGGCCATATCGCCGGCATCTCGGAGATGACGTCGCGCAGCGCGACCGGCTCGACGTCGATCTCGCTGCAGTTCGACCTGAACCGCAACATCAACGCCGCCGCGCGCGACGTGCAGGCGGCGATCAGCGCGGCGCGCACCTACCTGCCAGCCAACCTGCCGTCGAATCCCGCCTACCGGAAGGTCAACTCGGCCGACGCGCCGATCGCCATCATCGGCATTACGTCGAAGAGCTACGACCGCGCCGCGATGTACGACGCCGCCTCCACCATCCTGGCGCAGACGCTGTCGCAGATTCCCGGCGTCGGGCAGGTGACGGTCGGCGGATCGTCGCTGCCGGCCGTCCGGGTCGAGATCAATCCGCTGCAACTCGAGCACTACGGCGTGCGGCTCTCCGACGTCGCGACGTTCCTGCGCAGCCAGAACGCGCATACCCCGACCGGGAGCATCGCCGACGGCCAGACGACGAGCTACATCAAGGTCAACGATCAGCTGTCGAAGGCCGCCGACTACAAGCCGCTGGTCATCGCCAGCCGCAACGGCGCCGGCATCCGCCTCGACGATGTCGCCAGCGTCGTCGACGCCAACGAGAACGTCCGCTCGGGCGGCTACGTCAACGGCGCGGAATCGGTCAGCGTCAACGTCTTCAAGCAGCCTGGCGCGAACGTCATCGAGACCGTCGATCGGATCAAGGCGGCGCTGCCGGCGCTGTCGGCGGCGATCCCGACCGCGCAGAAGATCACGCTCGTCCTCGATCGCACGACGACGATCCGCGCGTCGCTGCACGAAGTCGAGCGAACGCTGATGCTGTCGGTCTTCCTGGTCATCCTCGTCGTCTTCGTCTTCCTGCGCGACTGGCGTTCGACCATCATCCCCGGCGTGGCCGTCCCGGTCTCGTTGATCGGAACGTTCGCCGCGATGTACATGCTCGGCTACTCGCTCGACAATCTCAGCCTGATGGCGCTGACGATCTCGACCGGGTTCGTCATCGACGACGCGATCGTGGTGATGGAGAACATCACGCGCCACCTGGAACAGGGGATGGGACGGCTGGCGGCCGCCTACACCGGCGCCGCCGAGATCGGCTTCACGGTGCTGTCGATCACGCTGTCGCTGCTCGCCGTGTTCATTCCGATCCTGATGATGGGCGGCATCGTCGGGCGCCTGTTCAGGGAATTCGCGGTGACGCTGTCGGTCGCGATCCTGATTTCCATGATGCTCTCGCTGACGACGACGCCGATGCTGTGTTCACTGCTGCTGAGGCCGCGCCAGCACGGCGAGCGGCACGGGCGCCTGTACCTCGCGATCGAAGCGGGGTTCGACGGGCTTCGCCGCGGCTACGAGCGGAGCCTGGCCTGGGTCCTGCGCGACCACGCGCCGCTCGTCCTGCTGCTGTTGTTCGTGACGATGGGATTGAACGTCCTCTACCTGACGCGGATCACGAAGGGCTTTTTCCCGCAGCAGGACACCGGCGCGATCACCGGCGGCCTGCAGGGGACGCAGGACTCGTCCTTCGAGAAGATGGACGCCGCGCTGAAACGGGCCGTGGCGATCGTCCGCGCCGACCCGGCGGTCGAAAACGTGGTCGGCTTCACCGGCGGCCAGGGGGCGACCAACAGCGGGTTCATGTTCATCGCGCTGAAGCCGCTCGAGGAACGGAAAGCCAGCGCGACCGACGTCGTCAACCGTCTGCGCCCCAAGCTCCTGGCGATCCGCGAGGCGCAGACCTTCCTGCAGGCCGCGCAGGATCTCCGCGTCGGCGGGCGGCAGTCGAATTCGCAGTATCAGTACACGTTGCAGGCCGACTCGACCGCGGATCTGAAGAAGTACGTGCCGCTCCTCGCCCGCGAGATGGCGAAGCTCCCGGCGCTGGCCGACGTCAGCTCCGACCTCCAGACCGGCGGCCTCGAAGCCTACGTGACGTATGACAGGCCGACGGCGGCGCGGCTCGGCATCACCGCGTCCGATATCGACAGCGCGCTGAACTACAACTTCTCCCAGGCGCAGGCGTCGACCATCTACAAGACCCTCAACCAGTATCACGTCGTGCTCGAAGCACAGCCGCAGTTCACGCAGAGCCCCGACGCCCTGCGCAGCACCTACGTGGAGAGCGCGTCGGGAGCGGTGCCGCTCGCCGTGCTCTCGACGTTCCGGCCGCTGACCGGGCCGCTCTCGGTCAACCACTCTGGCCTCTATCCGTCGTCGACCGTGTCGTTCAATCTGGCGCCAGGCGGCTCGCTCGACGAGGCGACCAGAGCGATCGCCGCCCTCCAGGCGCAGCTCCACATTCCGACCACCGTCCACGGCGCGTTCTCCGGAACGGCCGAGCAGTTTCAGGCGTCGCTCGACTCGGAACCGCTGCTGATCGCCACGGCCATTCTTGCCGTCTACATCGTGCTCGGCGTCCTCTACGAGAGCTTCGTGCATCCGATCACGATCCTCACGACGCTGCCGTCGGCGTCGCTCGGCGCGGTCATCACGCTGGTGCTGTTCGACGCGGAGCTCGATGTCATCTCGTTGATCGGCATCATCCTGTTGATCGGCATCGTGAAGAAGAACGCGATCATGATGATCGACTTCGCGCTGCAGGCCGAGCGCGAGCAGGGCCTGGCGAGCGCAGACGCGATCCTGCAGGCCTGTGTCCTGCGCTTCCGGCCGATCCTGATGACGACCGCCGCGGCATTCTTCGGCGCCGTTCCGCTGGCCTTCAGGGGCGGCATCGGCTCGGAGCTGCGACGGCCGCTCGGCCTGACGATCCTGGGCGGACTGCTGGTCAGCCAGGTGCTCACGCTCTACACGACGCCGGTCGTCTACCTGATGCTCGATCGCCTGCGCCTGTGGATCAGGCGCGATCGGCCGCGCCCACTCGGCTACCGGCTCGCGGGGGACGCGCGATGA
- a CDS encoding efflux transporter outer membrane subunit — protein MTRRFVAPLVVAATVVAGCNVGPPYQRPQLPEPAPSQYKENQPGSQEAQSNGWRPANPQDAMIRGKWWDVFGDAELNALEEQVLVNNQTIKQSFENYMAALAVIDSARATQFPTVSVGLNASASGSNGASSATTVTGTGGAPTSAAVVSSGTRHTVSLPVSASWEPDLFGKVRNTIEANVNAAQVSAATLANETLSQQATLAETYFELRGQDSLQALFAQTVSDYQESLRLTQTLYRTGIDSEQDVAQAETALRTAEANATAVERARAQFEHAIALLTGHAAGSFSVPVRALDATPPQVPTGVPSQLLERRPDIAGAERAMAEANARIGVGKAAYYPDVSLIGSAGIQSSSVVKLLSASMFFWSLGGSAAQTVLDFGARRAAVRQFEAEYNASVANYRETVLNAFKEVEDDLAATRTLADQTARQQLAVTASQRYQQLASIRYRDGLDNYLNVLTAQNSVFTSLEAMVGLQTDRMTTAVQLIVALGGGWDVSDLPAPATLRAIRR, from the coding sequence ATGACACGGCGATTCGTCGCCCCGCTGGTCGTCGCCGCAACCGTGGTGGCCGGCTGCAACGTCGGTCCGCCGTATCAGCGGCCGCAGCTGCCCGAACCCGCGCCATCGCAATACAAGGAAAACCAGCCCGGCAGTCAGGAAGCGCAATCGAACGGCTGGCGGCCGGCCAACCCGCAGGATGCGATGATCCGCGGCAAGTGGTGGGACGTCTTCGGCGACGCTGAACTGAATGCGCTCGAAGAGCAGGTGCTCGTCAACAACCAGACGATCAAGCAGTCGTTCGAGAACTACATGGCGGCCCTCGCCGTCATCGACAGCGCGCGCGCCACGCAATTTCCCACCGTCTCGGTTGGCCTGAACGCCAGCGCGTCGGGCAGCAACGGCGCGTCGAGCGCCACGACGGTGACCGGAACCGGCGGCGCCCCCACGTCCGCCGCCGTCGTCAGCAGCGGCACGCGCCATACCGTGTCGCTGCCGGTGAGCGCGTCCTGGGAACCGGATCTCTTCGGCAAAGTGCGGAACACCATCGAAGCAAACGTCAACGCCGCGCAGGTGAGCGCCGCGACGCTCGCCAACGAAACGCTCAGCCAGCAGGCGACCCTCGCCGAAACTTACTTCGAGCTGCGCGGGCAGGATTCACTGCAGGCGCTCTTCGCGCAAACTGTTTCGGACTACCAGGAATCGCTGCGGCTGACGCAGACCCTGTATCGAACCGGCATCGACTCGGAACAGGATGTCGCGCAGGCGGAAACGGCGCTCCGCACCGCTGAGGCGAACGCGACGGCCGTCGAGCGCGCGCGGGCGCAGTTCGAGCATGCGATTGCGCTGCTGACGGGGCATGCGGCGGGATCGTTCTCGGTGCCCGTACGCGCGCTCGATGCCACGCCGCCCCAGGTTCCCACCGGCGTGCCGTCGCAGCTGCTCGAACGGCGTCCGGACATCGCCGGAGCGGAGCGCGCGATGGCGGAGGCGAACGCGCGGATCGGCGTCGGCAAGGCCGCGTACTATCCGGACGTTTCGCTGATTGGGTCGGCCGGCATCCAAAGCTCGAGTGTCGTCAAGCTCCTCAGCGCGAGCATGTTCTTCTGGTCCCTCGGCGGAAGCGCCGCGCAAACCGTCCTGGACTTCGGCGCGCGCCGCGCCGCCGTACGGCAGTTCGAGGCGGAATACAACGCCTCGGTCGCGAACTACCGCGAAACCGTGCTCAACGCGTTCAAGGAAGTCGAAGACGACCTCGCGGCGACCCGGACGCTTGCGGATCAGACGGCGCGGCAGCAGCTGGCCGTCACGGCCTCACAGCGCTATCAACAGCTCGCCTCGATCCGATACCGCGACGGTCTCGACAACTATCTGAACGTGCTGACCGCACAGAATTCCGTGTTCACCAGTCTCGAGGCCATGGTCGGGCTGCAGACCGACCGCATGACGACGGCGGTTCAGCTCATCGTGGCGCTGGGCGGCGGCTGGGACGTGTCGGATCTGCCGGCTCCGGCCACGCTCCGGGCGATCCGTCGATAG
- a CDS encoding beta-L-arabinofuranosidase domain-containing protein, which translates to MTMTRRDMMKNTGLVAVVSATTGSLLERLSVSAAALPLSAIAGVDRVVMEGGKTYLNGWAGYGEPPRRGRGGAPRDAAAAAPVENPGPAPTTTWSKVSGPGDVQFANAKAAMTTATFSTPGTYVLQVTADTGTTTASSTLSVKVELPPPAAQLTPIWITRYAIDSPLWDHRIKSLIVSWIPYCIDQMNRSDLQQGPGGLDNFIEAAKALRGEPHAAHKGYVFSNAWVHQTVEAMSLALMVDAKGDAEILAAQAKMRATLADWIPTILAAQHPNGYLQTAFTLADMAPSRPRPDGTPRPKWTQPWSPDFRGNHEGYTGGYFIESAINHYSMTERKDARLYNAAKKLADCWADHIGPPPKQEWFDGHQEMEQALVRFGRFVNEVEGYGHGDRYIHLAKFLLDCRKGGTEYDQSHLPVVEQYEAVGHAVRAVYTYSGMADVAVETHDTDYQSAVKSLWDNIVHRKYYVTGGVGSGETSEGFGPNYSLRNNAYCETCASCGEIFFQWKMHLAYHDAQYADLYENTLFNGLLGSLDLVGKTYYYPNPLAANAQRTPWNVCPCCVGNMSRTLLMLPTWMYSKGVDGIYVNLFAGSTVHVADVAGTDVELTQKTDYPWKGTVSIGVKPAAPTRFAIRIRVPNRDVSSLYTSTPSANGIRSLAVNGTQLTPEIANGYATILRTWKTGDRIDVELPMVPQRVHASDKIEANTGRVALRYGPLLYNIEHVDQDITGALPASAPLKTEWRPALLNGVTVITAAFSDGMPLTAIPNYARYNRNPPAPPYVPPPPQVAGQPAAPRPAPPPSESIIWMKEA; encoded by the coding sequence ATGACGATGACTCGCCGCGACATGATGAAGAATACGGGTCTCGTGGCCGTCGTGTCGGCGACGACGGGCTCGCTCCTGGAGCGGTTGAGTGTATCGGCCGCGGCGCTGCCGCTCAGCGCCATCGCCGGCGTCGATCGCGTCGTCATGGAGGGCGGCAAGACCTATCTCAACGGTTGGGCTGGGTACGGCGAACCGCCGCGCCGCGGGCGAGGGGGCGCGCCGAGGGACGCCGCAGCCGCGGCGCCGGTCGAGAACCCAGGGCCTGCGCCGACGACGACCTGGAGCAAGGTGTCGGGGCCGGGCGACGTGCAGTTCGCGAACGCGAAGGCCGCGATGACGACCGCAACGTTCTCGACGCCAGGCACCTACGTCCTGCAGGTCACGGCCGACACCGGCACGACGACGGCCTCGTCCACGCTCTCCGTCAAAGTCGAGCTGCCGCCGCCGGCGGCGCAGCTGACCCCTATCTGGATCACTCGCTACGCGATCGACAGCCCGCTCTGGGACCACCGGATCAAGTCGCTCATCGTGTCGTGGATCCCGTACTGCATCGATCAGATGAATCGGAGCGATCTGCAGCAGGGGCCCGGCGGCCTCGACAACTTCATCGAAGCGGCGAAAGCGCTGCGCGGCGAGCCGCACGCCGCGCACAAGGGCTACGTCTTCTCGAACGCCTGGGTTCACCAGACGGTCGAAGCGATGAGCCTGGCACTGATGGTCGACGCGAAGGGGGACGCCGAGATCCTTGCCGCGCAGGCGAAGATGCGCGCCACGCTGGCCGATTGGATTCCGACAATTCTCGCGGCGCAGCATCCAAACGGCTACCTGCAGACGGCCTTCACGCTCGCCGACATGGCGCCGAGCCGGCCGCGCCCGGACGGCACGCCTCGGCCGAAGTGGACGCAGCCGTGGTCGCCCGACTTCCGCGGCAACCACGAGGGCTACACCGGCGGTTACTTCATCGAGTCGGCGATCAACCACTATTCGATGACGGAACGAAAAGACGCGCGCCTCTACAATGCGGCGAAGAAGCTCGCCGACTGCTGGGCGGATCACATCGGGCCGCCGCCGAAGCAGGAATGGTTCGACGGCCACCAGGAGATGGAACAGGCGCTCGTCCGGTTCGGCCGTTTCGTCAACGAGGTCGAAGGATACGGACACGGCGACCGCTACATCCATCTCGCGAAGTTCCTGCTCGACTGCCGGAAGGGGGGAACCGAGTACGACCAGAGTCACCTGCCGGTCGTGGAGCAGTACGAGGCGGTCGGCCACGCCGTCCGCGCCGTCTACACCTACTCTGGCATGGCGGACGTCGCGGTCGAGACCCACGACACCGACTATCAGAGCGCGGTGAAATCGCTCTGGGACAACATCGTCCATCGCAAGTACTACGTGACGGGCGGCGTCGGCAGCGGCGAGACGTCCGAGGGCTTTGGCCCGAACTACTCGCTGAGGAACAACGCCTACTGCGAGACTTGCGCGAGCTGCGGCGAGATCTTCTTCCAGTGGAAGATGCATCTGGCCTATCACGACGCGCAGTACGCGGACCTCTACGAGAACACCCTCTTCAACGGCCTGCTGGGTTCGCTCGATCTCGTCGGGAAGACCTATTACTACCCGAATCCGCTGGCCGCCAACGCGCAGCGCACGCCGTGGAACGTCTGTCCGTGCTGCGTCGGCAACATGTCGCGGACGCTATTGATGCTGCCGACGTGGATGTACTCGAAAGGCGTGGACGGCATCTACGTCAACCTGTTCGCCGGGAGTACCGTGCACGTGGCGGACGTCGCGGGCACCGACGTCGAACTGACGCAGAAGACCGACTATCCTTGGAAAGGCACGGTCAGCATCGGCGTCAAGCCGGCGGCGCCGACCCGGTTCGCCATCCGCATCCGCGTGCCCAATCGCGACGTCAGCAGCCTCTACACGTCGACGCCGTCAGCCAACGGCATCCGTTCGCTCGCGGTCAACGGGACGCAGCTGACGCCTGAGATCGCCAACGGCTACGCGACGATCCTTCGGACGTGGAAGACGGGGGACCGGATCGACGTCGAGTTGCCGATGGTCCCGCAGCGCGTCCACGCGAGCGACAAGATCGAGGCGAACACGGGACGCGTCGCGCTGCGCTATGGTCCGCTGCTGTACAACATCGAACATGTCGACCAGGACATCACCGGCGCTCTACCGGCGTCTGCGCCCCTGAAGACCGAATGGCGGCCCGCCCTGCTGAACGGCGTGACTGTCATCACCGCGGCGTTCAGCGATGGCATGCCGCTCACGGCGATTCCGAATTACGCGCGCTACAACCGGAATCCGCCGGCGCCGCCATATGTGCCACCGCCGCCCCAGGTGGCAGGCCAGCCGGCCGCGCCGAGACCGGCGCCGCCACCGTCGGAGTCGATCATCTGGATGAAAGAGGCCTGA